From the Solanum pennellii chromosome 4, SPENNV200 genome, one window contains:
- the LOC107018252 gene encoding craniofacial development protein 1 isoform X2 — protein MPKQDTACLPNMQMQPEEIERKARVDAVWEQMNKGVSTRTLYSIINKPTSASNKSSSKSSSSSWMTVLGLSQKKPSEPGRSTPEKCLRTTQNDTSEESKKLAAAALSAVKEAATAAASAGRVKVITEVRDFAGEDVEIKKYVDHNSAEASDKGKGPAAPASAVDIILEQIKKKQKLSVLDKTKKDWEGFKGENRGMEEELDAYKKSSNQYLDRVGFLERADYREFERERDARLAMHAKRKPESMREDY, from the exons ATGCCCAAACAAGATACTGCGTGCCTTCCTAACATGCAGATGCAGCCCGAAGAAATTG AAAGGAAAGCTCGGGTGGATGCTGTTTGGGAGCAAATGAACAAAGGAGTGTCTACGAGGACCCTGTACTCCATAATAAACAAGCCTACCTCAGCATCAAATAAAAGTTCCTCAAAATCGTCATCTTCT AGTTGGATGACGGTACTGGGATTGTCCCAAAAGAAACCATCAGAGCCTGGAAGAAGCACACCAGAGAAGTGCCTTAGGACTACTCAAAATGATACTAGCGAGGAGTCAAAGAAGCTTGCTGCTGCTGCACTCTCTGCAGTAAAGGAGGCTGCTACAGCTGCTGCCTCTGCAGGCCGGGTTAAAGTG ATTACTGAAGTGCGAGATTTTGCTGGTGAAGATgttgaaataaagaaatatgttgACCACAATTCTGCAGAAGCATCTGATAAAGGCAAAGGCCCCGCAGCACCTGCTTCTGCTGTTGATATCATccttgaacaaataaaaaagaagcaGAAACTGAGTGTACTTGATAAGACAAAGAAAGACTGGGAGGGATTCAAGGGAGAAAATAGAGGGATGGAAGAAGAGCTGGATGCTTACAAGAAGAGTTCCAATCAGTATCTAGACAGGGTTGGTTTCTTAGAGCGTGCTGATTACCGAGAGTTTGAGCGCGAGAGAGATGCCCGTCTTGCAATGCATGCAAAGAGGAAACCAGAAAGCATGAGAGAAGACTACTGA
- the LOC107016192 gene encoding transcription factor bHLH94-like: MALETVIYNQETFGYGCKEYYNNNLGNFSYNYELGLTQGEGEMSFTNLLDHNNNNREESSSSPTELMYNNNAREYNNWDPNSSLEDHHLFMEGSPAAELPASAVRXKRRRTRSCKNKEELENQRMTHIAVERNRRKQMNEYLAVIRSLMPPSYVQRGDQASIIGGAINFVKELEHHLQTLEAQKRSHPQKQEHSDNHVSSSTPPFADYFAFPQYSTHSKSTSPAATPADVAAAGSCNSPLATEKMSALADIEVSMAESHANLKILSKRRSKQLLKIVAGLQCLWLTVLHLNVTTVDHMVLYSLSLKLEEGCQLTTADEIADSVNQLLGRIQEEAASSS, from the exons atggcgTTAGAAACAGTGATTTACAATCAAGAAACATTTGGGTACGGTTGCAAAGAGTACTACAACAATAATTTAGGTAACTTCAGTTATAATTATGAGTTGGGATTAACACAAGGCGAAGGAGAAATGAGTTTTACAAATTTGTTggatcataataataataatcgtGAAGAATCTTCATCATCACCAACAGAACTAATGTACAACAATAATGCAAGAGAGTACAACAATTGGGATCCAAACTCTTCGCTAGAAGATCATCACCTGTTTATGGAAGGTTCACCGGCGGCTGAACTTCCGGCGTCGGCGGTCAGATNGAAAAGAAGACGGACGAGAAGTTGTAAAAACAAAGAGGAATTGGAGAATCAAAGAATGACTCACATTGCGGTGGAACGGAACCGCCGTAAACAGATGAATGAGTATCTTGCTGTTATTCGATCTCTAATGCCACCTTCGTACGTACAAAgg GGTGACCAAGCATCAATAATTGGAGGAGCCATAAACTTTGTGAAGGAGCTAGAACACCATCTTCAAACCCTAGAAGCTCAAAAGAGAAGTCATCCTCAAAAACAAGAACATTCAGATAATCATGTCTCATCATCAACTCCACCATTTGCTGATTACTTTGCGTTTCCGCAGTATTCAACTCATTCCAAGAGTACATCTCCGGCAGCAACACCAGCAGATGTTGCTGCTGCCGGATCATGTAACTCTCCGTTAGCCACGGAGAAAATGTCGGCATTGGCCGACATTGAAGTTAGCATGGCGGAGAGTCATGCTAATCTAAAGATACTATCaaagagaagatcaaaacaACTCTTGAAAATAGTAGCTGGGCTTCAGTGTCTGTGGCTCACTGTCCTCCATCTCAATGTCACTACTGTTGACCACATGGTTCTTTACTCGCTCAGTCTCAAG CTAGAGGAAGGGTGCCAGTTAACTACTGCAGATGAAATTGCTGACTCTGTTAATCAATTGCTTGGTAGAATCCAGGAGGAAGCTGCTTCaagttcatga
- the LOC107018251 gene encoding RING-H2 finger protein ATL54-like yields MAMMNTRKLFQIVTNQSADCIYVCDSTCPYACYPYVDLDYYIPPPPPPPSSWLQPQLSSKHHQNISPYVIISVALFASFFILVSYYLIIVKNCFNWNRRRTPTAQDDEFFDESRAPVIDHPIWYINTVGLQPSVINKITIFKYKTGNGLVEGSNCSVCLNEFQEDESLRLLPNCKHAFHIYCIDTWLRSHTNCPLCRSGILSNSLNAPASVPIVLNLGAHLSTSEERVLEDDEQRQVNSNNEVVIGENGVNQQEFLQVERGCGDGEVQSIRRSVSVDSSISSSRGLDSMFLLSGGEAVGENSTSTLHKEEMKRSFSYGGRSFFSRHNRSRSSVLPL; encoded by the coding sequence ATGGCCATGATGAACACCAGAAAGTTATTTCAAATAGTAACAAACCAATCTGCAGATTGTATCTATGTTTGTGATTCAACATGTCCTTATGCTTGTTATCCATATGTAGATTTAGATTATTACATACCTCCACCACCACCTCCACCGTCGTCGTGGCTGCAGCCTCAGTTAAGTAGCAAACATCATCAGAACATATCACCTTATGTGATAATATCTGTTGCCTTGTTTGCTAGCTTCTTCATTCTTGTCAGCTACTATTTGATCATTGTCAAGAATTGCTTCAACTGGAACAGGAGAAGAACCCCAACAGCACAAGATGATGAATTTTTCGACGAAAGTCGAGCTCCTGTTATTGATCATCCCATTTGGTACATCAACACTGTGGGTCTTCAGCCATCTGTTATTAATAAGATTACCATTTTCAAGTATAAAACAGGGAATGGTTTGGTTGAAGGATCAAATTGCTCTGTTTGCTTAAATGAATTTCAAGAAGATGAGTCTCTTAGATTACTCCCTAATTGTAAACATGCCTTTCACATCTATTGCATAGATACATGGCTAAGATCACACACAAATTGCCCTTTGTGTCGTTCAGGCATTTTATCGAACAGTTTGAATGCACCTGCTTCGGTTCCAATCGTGTTGAATTTAGGTGCTCATTTGAGTACCAGTGAAGAAAGGGTACTGGAAGATGATGAACAGAGACAAGTGAATAGTAACAACGAGGTAGTGATTGGTGAGAATGGGGTCAATCAACAGGAGTTTTTGCAAGTTGAGAGAGGTTGTGGAGATGGGGAAGTACAGTCAATTAGGAGATCAGTTTCAGTGGATTCATCAATTAGTTCTAGTAGAGGTCTTGATAGTATGTTTCTGTTGTCAGGAGGAGAAGCTGTTGGTGAAAATTCAACATCAACTCTGCATAAAGAAGAGATGAAGAGATCCTTTTCTTATGGTGGTAGGTCGTTTTTCTCAAGACATAATCGCAGTCGAAGTTCAGTGCTTCCATTGTGA
- the LOC107018252 gene encoding craniofacial development protein 1 isoform X1, translating to MAELTAEAHLVQNNLENVDGFQLMPKQDTACLPNMQMQPEEIERKARVDAVWEQMNKGVSTRTLYSIINKPTSASNKSSSKSSSSSWMTVLGLSQKKPSEPGRSTPEKCLRTTQNDTSEESKKLAAAALSAVKEAATAAASAGRVKVITEVRDFAGEDVEIKKYVDHNSAEASDKGKGPAAPASAVDIILEQIKKKQKLSVLDKTKKDWEGFKGENRGMEEELDAYKKSSNQYLDRVGFLERADYREFERERDARLAMHAKRKPESMREDY from the exons ATGGCTGAATTGACTGCAGAAGCCCACCTTGTTCAAA ATAATTTAGAGAATGTCGATGGCTTCCAACTGATGCCCAAACAAGATACTGCGTGCCTTCCTAACATGCAGATGCAGCCCGAAGAAATTG AAAGGAAAGCTCGGGTGGATGCTGTTTGGGAGCAAATGAACAAAGGAGTGTCTACGAGGACCCTGTACTCCATAATAAACAAGCCTACCTCAGCATCAAATAAAAGTTCCTCAAAATCGTCATCTTCT AGTTGGATGACGGTACTGGGATTGTCCCAAAAGAAACCATCAGAGCCTGGAAGAAGCACACCAGAGAAGTGCCTTAGGACTACTCAAAATGATACTAGCGAGGAGTCAAAGAAGCTTGCTGCTGCTGCACTCTCTGCAGTAAAGGAGGCTGCTACAGCTGCTGCCTCTGCAGGCCGGGTTAAAGTG ATTACTGAAGTGCGAGATTTTGCTGGTGAAGATgttgaaataaagaaatatgttgACCACAATTCTGCAGAAGCATCTGATAAAGGCAAAGGCCCCGCAGCACCTGCTTCTGCTGTTGATATCATccttgaacaaataaaaaagaagcaGAAACTGAGTGTACTTGATAAGACAAAGAAAGACTGGGAGGGATTCAAGGGAGAAAATAGAGGGATGGAAGAAGAGCTGGATGCTTACAAGAAGAGTTCCAATCAGTATCTAGACAGGGTTGGTTTCTTAGAGCGTGCTGATTACCGAGAGTTTGAGCGCGAGAGAGATGCCCGTCTTGCAATGCATGCAAAGAGGAAACCAGAAAGCATGAGAGAAGACTACTGA